One Glycine max cultivar Williams 82 chromosome 3, Glycine_max_v4.0, whole genome shotgun sequence DNA window includes the following coding sequences:
- the LOC102667981 gene encoding uncharacterized protein, with translation MRLRTASGDVVPINLEIEATCRRNNAARRRREQDTEGSSYTSPPLSPHHTEMDGESARRVTLEDFCNTATPQFFTSIARPEVQAANISYPHSLIQLIQGNLFYGLPSEDPYAHLASYIEICNTVKIVGVPKDAVRLNLFSFSLAEEAKRWLHSFKGNSLRTWEEVVEKFLKKYFPKSKTVEGKMEISSFHQFPDESLSEALDRFHGLLRKTPTHGYSEPVQLNIFIDGLRPQSKQLLDAFAGGKIKLKTPEEAMELIENMVVSDQAILRDRTYVPTKRSLLELDMQDAMLAQNKLLTRQIEALTETLSKLPQQLQAVSSSHSSVLQVEGCPTCGGTHEPRQCVSQQDTSREVNYMGIPNCGFQGYNQGNSSGFHQGGAGFNHGPPGFNQGRNFTQGSGWRNQGNQYKEKRNQQPYQPPCQHPSQGPTQQEKPTNIEELLLQFSQETQSHQKSTDAAIWNLEVQMGQLAHDKAERPTRTFGANTEKNPKEECKAVLTRGQKKEQEEGKVEEEDRLEEERTETPEERTEEEEEEEEKVASPPKTKSQKAREAKKEEPPALPQDLPYPVVPTKKNKERYFRRFLEIFKGLEITMPFGEALQQMPLYSKFMKDILTKKGKYIDNENIVVGGN, from the coding sequence ATGCGACTTAGAACTGCATCTGGAGACGTTGTCCCTATtaacttagaaattgaagctacttGTCGGCGTAACAAcgctgcaagaagaagaagggaacaaGACACAGAAGGAAGCAGTTACACCTCACCTCCTCTTTCTCCACATCACACTGAAATGGACGGGGAATCGGCACGAAGAGTCACACTAGAGGACTTCTGTAATACCGCCACTCCTCAGTTCTTCACAAGTATTGCAAGGCCGGAGGTTCAAGCAGCCAATATCTCCTACCCACACTCCCTTATTCAGCTAATCCAAGGGAACCTCTTCTATGGTCTTCCGAGCGAAGATCCATATGCTCACCTAGCCTCATACATAGAAATATGCAACACCGTAAAAATCGTCGGAGTCCCAAAAGATGCGGTACGCCTTAACCTCTTCTCTTTTTCCCTAGCAGAAGAGGCAAAACGATGGTTGCATTCCTTCAAAGGTAACAGCTTAAGAACCTGGGAAGAAGTAGTGGAAAAGTTCTTAAAGAAGTACTTCCCAAAGTCAAAGACCGTCGAAGGGAAAATGGAGATTTCTTCTTTCCATCAATTCCCAGATGAATCCCTTAGCGAAGCACTAGACCGTTTCCACGGATTGTTAAGAAAGACACCGACACATGGATACAGCGAGCCAGTACAACTAAACATATTCATCGATGGCTTGCGGCCTCAATCGAAACAGCTACTAGATGCATTCGCAGGAGGGAAGATCAAACTGAAGACTCCCGAGGAAGCGATGGAACTCATCGAGAACATGGTGGTCAGCGATCAAGCAATCCTTCGTGATCGTACCTATGTTCCCACGAAAAGAAGCCTCTTGGAACTCGACATGCAGGACGCGatgttggcacaaaacaagttgttgACAAGGCAGATAGAAGCCCTTACCGAAACCCTCAGCAAATTACCTCAACAACTACAAGCGGTAAGTTCTTCCcactcttctgttttgcaggtagaAGGATGCCCCACATGCGGAGGAACCCATGAGCCTAGACAATGTGTAAGCCAACAGGACACCTCTCGAGAAGTAAACTATATGGGCATACCAAATTGCGGATTTCAGGGTTACAACCAGGGGAACTCATCCGGATTCCATCAAGGGGGAGCAGGATTCAATCACGGGCCACCGGGATTCAATCAAGGAAGAAATTTCACGCAAGGTTCAGGGTGGAGGAATCAGGGAAACCAATATAAGGAGAAAAGGAACCAACAACCATACCAACCGCCATGCCAGCACCCTAGCCAAGGTCCGACTCAGCAAGAAAAGCCCACCAATATAGAGGAACTACTGCTGCAATTCAGCCAGGAGACACAATCACATCAAAAGAGCACGGATGCAGCCATTTGGAATCTGGAAGTTCAAATGGGCCAATTGGCACACGACAAAGCCGAACGGCCCACTAGAACTTTCGGGGCTAACACGGAGAAAAACCCGAAGGAAGAATGCAAGGCAGTGCTGACTCGAGGGCAGAAAAAAGAACAGGAGGAGGGtaaggttgaagaagaagaccggctagaggaagaaaggacagagacaCCAGAAGAAAggacagaagaagaagaagaagaagaagagaaggtggCATCACCACCTAAGACCAAGAGCCAGAAAGCAAGAGAAGCCaagaaggaagaaccaccaGCCCTACCACAAGATCTcccatatcctgtggtacccACCAAGAAGAACAAGGAACGCTACTTCAGACGTTTCTTAGAAATATTCAAAGGGCTGGAGATCACTATGCCATTCGGGGAGGCCTTACAGCAGATGCCCCTCTACTCCAAATTTATGAAGGACATCCTCACCAAGAAGGGGAAGTACATTGACAATGAGAATATTGTTGTAGGGGGCAACTGA
- the LOC100785609 gene encoding cationic peroxidase 1 — MASRGYFFVLLHAFVFATLATSAFSKLSPNYYDFSCPKALSTIKSVVEATVKKERRMGASLLRLHFHDCFVNGCDGSVLLDSTSSIDSEKKATPNFKSARGFEVIDDIKKAVDEACGKPVVSCADIVAVAARDSVVALGGPTWKVELGRRDSTTASRKAANANIPAPTFNLSQLITNFKNHGLDEKDLVVLSGGHSIGFARCIFFRNHIYNDSNNIDPKFAKRLKHICPKKGGDSNLAPLDKTGPNHFEIGYYSNLVQKKGLLHSDQELFNGGYTDALVRQYSYGHVAFFEDFANSMIKMGNTRPLTGNQGEIRVNCRKVN, encoded by the exons ATGGCATCGCGTGGGTATTTCTTTGTTCTTCTCCATGCTTTTGTGTTTGCGACTCTTGCAACCTCAGCTTTCTCAAAATTGTCACCTAATTACTATGATTTCTCGTGCCCTAAAGCTTTGAGCACCATCAAAAGTGTCGTGGAGGCCACGGTGAAGAAAGAGCGTCGTATGGGCGCATCCTTGCTACGCTTGCACTTCCATGATTGTTTTGTTAAC GGTTGTGATGGTTCAGTTCTTCTAGACTCCACATCCTCCATTGACAGCGAAAAGAAAGCAACTCCTAATTTCAAATCTGCAAGAGGATTTGAAGTGATTGATGATATCAAGAAGGCTGTGGACGAAGCATGTGGAAAACCAGTTGTTTCTTGTGCTGACATAGTGGCTGTTGCCGCTCGTGACTCCGTGGTTGCG TTAGGTGGACCAACATGGAAAGTTGAACTAGGAAGAAGAGATTCCACTACAGCAAGCCGTAAAGCAGCAAATGCAAACATTCCAGCACCAACTTTTAACCTATCTCAACTAATCACCAACTTCAAGAACCATGGTCTTGATGAAAAGGACCTTGTTGTTCTTTCTGGAGGCCACTCCATTGGATTTGCACGTTGTATTTTTTTCAGGAACCATATCTACAATGACTCCAACAACATCGATCCCAAATTTGCAAAACGTCTCAAACACATTTGCCCTAAAAAAGGTGGTGACTCCAACCTTGCTCCTTTGGACAAAACCGGACCGAATCACTTTGAAATTGGCTATTACTCTAATTTGGTTCAAAAGAAAGGGCTTCTTCATTCTGATCAAGAACTTTTCAATGGTGGCTATACTGATGCACTGGTTAGACAGTACAGCTACGGTCACGTAGCTTTCTTCGAGGATTTCGCGAATTCGATGATTAAGATGGGAAATACTCGGCCCCTTACTGGGAATCAAGGTGAAATCCGTGTTAACTGCAGGAAAGTGAACTAG